The genomic window CTCCTTCCCCTCGTTCATGATGCGCTCGAACGTGCGGTCGACGGAGTTTCGGTGGCCGAACATCCCGAGGTCGTCCGGGAAGTCGGCGAAGCCCATCCGTTCGGCGGTGCCCGAATACTGTTCCATCGAGCGGCCCAGCAGGACGGGTTGACGGCCGATGTCCTTGGCGAACTCGACGAGGCTCGTCACGCGCGAGATGTGACTCGAGAAGGTGGTGGCGACGATGCCGCCGTCGTAGTCCTCCATGCTGTAGAGGACGTCCCGGAGGTGTTCCCGGGCGACGTTCTCGGACTGGGTGCGTCCCTTCTTGTTCGCGTTGGTGCAGTCCTCGATGTAACAGAGGACGCCCTCGCCCTCGCGGCCGATCTCGCGGAACCGCTTCATGTCGATCGGATCGCCGATGACGGGCGTGTGGTCCATCCGCTTGTCCAGCCCGTAGACGACCGCGCCCTCGGGCGTGTGGAGGACCGGGTTGATCGCGTCGATGATCGAGTGCGTGACGTTGACGAACTCGAGTTCGACCTCGCCGCTGTCGCCGATCGACATCGTCTCGCCGGCGTCCATCTTCACGAGATCGTTCCCGCTGTCGAACTTCTGTTCGTCGGCGAGTTCGCCCTTGACGAGTTCGATCGTGAACGGCGTCGCGACGACCGGCGCGTCGTACCGGTGGGCCAACTTGGAGATGGCGCCGATGTGGTCGAGATGGCCGTGGGTCGGCACGATGGCCTTCACGTCGCCCTCGAGGTCGCTCATGATCCGATCGTCGGGGATCGCACCCATATCGATCAGATCCAGGCTGTGCATTCCTTCGGTGCGGAGGTTGTCGTGGATCAGCACCTTCGACAGGTTCAGCCCCATGTCGAAGATGACGATGTCGTCGCCGGCCCGGACCGCGGTCATCTGCCGCCCGACTTCCTCGTAGCCGCCAATTGTTGCGATTTCGATTTCCATAGGAAACGCCGATCATAGCGGCCTGTCACAGATGCGGTAGTCGAATTCGACTGCCGTGCGACTCCGTCGGCGGGCGCGAACGACGCTCTCGTTCCCGGCCTCGACGCAGTGTGTGAAAGACAGCGCGTCTTTCGGTCGTCCGTACAGTCGACCCTCGAACGTATATACCCGTGGGTCCGTTGGGAGTGGAAGTCAGACGCCAGTCGCGACGCGTGGGACCGTCGATCGGGAGCAGCGTGGGGACGACTCTCGAGTCGCTTCGGGACGGCGGCGACGCGACAGCCCAGCGACTCGAAACCCGAACGCCGACCCGCTACTTGACGGCCGTGACGGGGGACGGACTCTGTCGAATAACGGTTTCGGCGACGCTCCCGACGATGATTCGGGAGAGTCCCGTTCGACCGTGCGTGCCGATAACGACGTGATCGACGTCGGCGTCCTCGGCGTACTCGGTGATCGTCTCGCACGTCGGTCCGATATCGGCGACGCAGTCGATCGAGACGCCGTACTCGTCGGCGATCGCGTCGGCGGTTTCCAGCCGCTGCTTCGCACTGGCGAACAACTGCCCCGTCTCTTCGGCGGCCGCGTATTTGGTCGAATATCCGATTTCGTCGATCACCGTCAGGACGGTGATCTCCGCCTCGGGGAAGTTCTCGAGCGCGTGTTCCAGCGCGTGACGGGCCGGCAGCGACCCGTCGAACGGCACGAGAATGTGGGTGTTCATGTAGTGGTATTAGTTACCAATAGACATGGCTGTTGTGCAGGAGCGTGCCATACTGTCCACTGGCCGGAGAGATCCGTCGCTCGTCGACTCGAGCGGCGCGGAGAAGTTTGCGAGGGAAGATCGCTCCGTGTTGATCTTCCGCATCTTTACCGGTGCTTTCGCACCGCATGCGATGCGAGGGAAGGGAATCGAACCCTTGAACGTCTACACGAGCGGATCTTGAGTCCGCCGCCGTTGGCCGCTTGGCTACCCTCGCACGCAGTGGCGAATTCTCGCCTCTTCGGGTTAAATCGTCCGATTCGGACGCGAATCGCGACCGGCGTTGAAAACGCTTAGGGGGCCACACCGGGTAGCGCGACTGTGAGCGAGAATCGCGTCGTTCAGGGGCGAATGGTCACGGCCGAGAAACTGGCCGAGATGGTCGAGGACGACTCCGTCATGGAGGTCGACTCCATCGAGGAGGCCGACCGCGACTGTCCGGACTGCGGCGGCAACGTCCTCGAGGTGACCTACATGCCGTCGGTCACCGAGCTCGTCACTGGCTGGAAGTGCCAGGACTGCGACTGGAGCGAGGCCGACCGGGACTGAGCGTCTCGTCGTCGGTCGCAGGCGACCCGAACAGCGACCGCGTTTTCGATCCGGTGATCGGGGGCTAGTAGCGCGATCTGCTTCCGCAGAACGCCCTCGAGAACGCGTTCGACGATTCGGCGGCCGAGGTCCGAATCAGCCGGTTCGCCCGTCACGGCAGTGATCCGTACTGGGTATCAGGCGTCGTTTGAGAGGTGCACCCGCGCCGATGAGCACGAATAGGAACCCGCTAGCGAGCAGCAGGTACAATCCTATTTCGACGTCATACCGCTCGACCGACCGGTAGTTCCGAAAGATGGCGCCGAACACCCAGAGTACCACTCCGCCGGCACCGACGAGTGCGATATCCGGTCGCCACGCTCGGTATCGAGACAGTGCGGCGACGCCGACGACGGCCACGACGAGCAAAACGACGAACGGGTCGATACCGCGAAGGCCGGTCTCCATGCCCGACACGTATTCTGTGGTGTAGATCGGGCGCCCGTCCCTGTAGCCGACCGGACGCTTCCGAACCCACGGGAGCCACACTCCAACGACGGCCGAGACCGCCGCGACGATCGTCGCGACGAGATACGCCGGTGACGGGGCGTTCGCCATACAGTACCTTCCCCTACCTCTGGTAAGTGTCTTGCCAGTTCCGGACGCGCATTTCGCACCCCGAACCGGACGACGAAGGCGACGATTAGTGCGGACGCGTCACCGATGGGGTCTCCCGCGATCGGTGCGCGCTACTCGCCCTCGAGCGGCTCCCCTCGCCGATCGATGCGCGTCGCCGGCAGTCCGGCGCGATCGGCGTGCTCTCGAATCGCGTCCTCGCTCTCGGCCCGGTAGTGACAGAACGTGCCGGTGACGTCGCCGTCCTCGTCGGTCATCACTTCGGACTCGACCCACCGGATATCGGTGCCCTCGTCGCGGAGTTCCGCCAGCGCCTCCCCGGATTGCTCGCCGGCCGCCTCCAGTTCGTCTTCGCTGATCGGTTCGTCCAGGTCGCGGAGGATGAGGAAGTCCTCCATCTCCCCTTCTCGCGTTTGTTCGGACATGTGCTACAAGCGTTATCACACACCATGGAGACTCATAAATCCGGAGGAGCCGGTTCGCGTCGGTGACCGGTCGACCGCTCACCAGACCAGCCACTCGAGACCCACCACGACGGCCGCCAGAAAGACGTGCTCGCCGTCGACGACGAACCCGTAGTACAGCGGTCCGCGGTCGGGCGTCGCGAAGGGAATGTAACAGGCGACGTAGCCGTTCATCGCGAGCACGGAGAGGAACTCGAGGGCGAGATCGCTCCCGACGACGAGGGCGACGACGGCCGCGGCGATCGCGAGGTTCGCGGCCTGCGAGTAGCGACGGGTCGCGGCCGTCCCGAACCGGTTGGGTACGGTCGCGATCCCCTCCTGACGGTCGCCCTCGATGTCCTTGACGTCGAAGATGGCGGCCGCGACGGTGATCATCGCGGTCAGATACACCGCGAACGCGAGGATCTCGAGCGTCCAGAGCCGGCCGTAGTAGTAGCCGACGCCGAGCGGAATGACGCCCCAGGCGAACCCGACGAACAGGTTCTTCACGAGGAAGATCTGCTTGATCCCCCCGACCGAGTAGAGGAGGACGGCGACCAGCGGGAGGAGGAGATAGGCCGCGCCGGGAAGCCCGAGGACGACGGCGACGCCGATGGCGGCGACGTACAGTCCGACGCCCGCGGCGAGCAGCAGTCGGCCGTACCGCTTCGTGAACGAGGCCCGCTCCGGCACGTTCTCCTCGTCCTCCTCGAGGTCGGTGAATCGGTTGACGGTGTAGACGAACAGCGTGGCCGCGAAGACGATGAAGAGGGGGAGCGGCTCGAGCGGGAGGCCCGCGAGGACGAGCGTCGTGACGACGACGCTGGTCGTCGACAGCGAGATGAAGAGATTGCTGTGGACGAAGAGGCGGAGGGCCGACTGGAGCGACGACATCCAGCGTCGGGCCCGGTGCGATGCGATCGAGTTACTCACGGATTCGGCCACGACCGTGGGAAAACGTGGGGTGGTAGACGTTTGAATGCTGTGTTGACCCGGACCGCACGTCTCTCGAGGAGGAGCACTCGTCGCGTCTCGAGGGGACGAACTGCTCTGTGCCGTCCCGGTACCGAACAACCGTACGGATAAGTAGCGGCGCTGACTACTCCCGGTATGGCAGAGATTACGTTGACGACGGCGCAACGGCGGGCGGTGACTGCGCTGGTCAACGAGTATCAGTCGAGCGATGCTCCCGTGCAGGCGAAGACCATCGCGGCGGAGCTCGGCCTCGAGACCGAGAGCGTCCGCCGACAGATGGGACACCTGCGAGAGCTGGATCTGGTCGAGGGGGTCCAGGGACCGAAGGGCGGCTACCGGCCGACCGACGCCGCGTATTCGGCACTCGACCGGCAACCCGACGACGATCCCGAACCGAGCGTCCTGGCCCGCGACTTCGAGCGCACCGACGCGATCGTCGACGAGGTCCGCTTTACGAACGTCCACCATCCGGAGCGCTGTCGCGCACAGCTCCGCTTCCAGCAGTCCGTTCAGACGTTCGACGCGGGAGATGCGATCGCGGTCGGGATCGGCTCCGGAACGGACCTGCTGCTGGCGGGCGTGATCGACGCCGTCCAGCCGACCGACAACGTGCTGATCGTCGACATCGCGCGGCTCGAGACGCCGGCGTCGTAGTCCGACCGAGGCGTCCGGAACCGACGCGCTCCGCCGCTCCGCGACTCCGCGTCCGCCGGTGATTGATCGAATTACAAAATCGGGTACTCGAGGCAGGAATGTGCCGGTGAGTTCGGACGAGTGGAAAGCAGTTTACGCAGGCCAGTTGAATATCTCCAGAAAGGAGTCGTCTGGAAAGACGTTCGACCCGGACGGACGCGCTGGAGTTTCCGGTCATCGATCGATTTTCCGTCGCGAGTGGAAACTAACAGGATTTAAGCAAGGTCGGAACGCCCGTTCGAATGGCTATGAAACTGCACGAGTATCAGGCGAAGCAAGTCTTCGCCGACGCCGGCATCCCGACGCCGGCATCAGAACTCGCCTCCGACGTCGACGGCGCCGTCGCCGCGGCCGAGGAGATCGGGTATCCAGTCGCGATCAAAGCGCAGGTACAGGTCGGCGGCCGCGGCAAGGCCGGCGGGATCAAACTCGTCGAGGACGCGGACGAAGCGCGCGAGGCGGCCGACGAGATTCTGGGGA from Haloterrigena sp. KLK7 includes these protein-coding regions:
- a CDS encoding ribonuclease J; the encoded protein is MEIEIATIGGYEEVGRQMTAVRAGDDIVIFDMGLNLSKVLIHDNLRTEGMHSLDLIDMGAIPDDRIMSDLEGDVKAIVPTHGHLDHIGAISKLAHRYDAPVVATPFTIELVKGELADEQKFDSGNDLVKMDAGETMSIGDSGEVELEFVNVTHSIIDAINPVLHTPEGAVVYGLDKRMDHTPVIGDPIDMKRFREIGREGEGVLCYIEDCTNANKKGRTQSENVAREHLRDVLYSMEDYDGGIVATTFSSHISRVTSLVEFAKDIGRQPVLLGRSMEQYSGTAERMGFADFPDDLGMFGHRNSVDRTFERIMNEGKEDYLPVVTGHQGEPRAMLTRMGRGETPYELGDGDKVVFSAGIIPEPTNEGQRYQAEKLLGMQGARIYSDIHVSGHLRQEGHYEMLEALQPQHVIPAHQNMKGFSGYVDLASNQGYKLGRDLHVTSNGNIIQIT
- a CDS encoding universal stress protein, producing MNTHILVPFDGSLPARHALEHALENFPEAEITVLTVIDEIGYSTKYAAAEETGQLFASAKQRLETADAIADEYGVSIDCVADIGPTCETITEYAEDADVDHVVIGTHGRTGLSRIIVGSVAETVIRQSPSPVTAVK
- a CDS encoding DUF5795 family protein, producing the protein MSENRVVQGRMVTAEKLAEMVEDDSVMEVDSIEEADRDCPDCGGNVLEVTYMPSVTELVTGWKCQDCDWSEADRD
- a CDS encoding DUF4242 domain-containing protein, whose product is MSEQTREGEMEDFLILRDLDEPISEDELEAAGEQSGEALAELRDEGTDIRWVESEVMTDEDGDVTGTFCHYRAESEDAIREHADRAGLPATRIDRRGEPLEGE
- a CDS encoding UbiA family prenyltransferase, which produces MSSLQSALRLFVHSNLFISLSTTSVVVTTLVLAGLPLEPLPLFIVFAATLFVYTVNRFTDLEEDEENVPERASFTKRYGRLLLAAGVGLYVAAIGVAVVLGLPGAAYLLLPLVAVLLYSVGGIKQIFLVKNLFVGFAWGVIPLGVGYYYGRLWTLEILAFAVYLTAMITVAAAIFDVKDIEGDRQEGIATVPNRFGTAATRRYSQAANLAIAAAVVALVVGSDLALEFLSVLAMNGYVACYIPFATPDRGPLYYGFVVDGEHVFLAAVVVGLEWLVW
- a CDS encoding Rrf2 family transcriptional regulator, with the protein product MAEITLTTAQRRAVTALVNEYQSSDAPVQAKTIAAELGLETESVRRQMGHLRELDLVEGVQGPKGGYRPTDAAYSALDRQPDDDPEPSVLARDFERTDAIVDEVRFTNVHHPERCRAQLRFQQSVQTFDAGDAIAVGIGSGTDLLLAGVIDAVQPTDNVLIVDIARLETPAS